Below is a genomic region from Scomber scombrus chromosome 3, fScoSco1.1, whole genome shotgun sequence.
TGGgtggtttattttttgttcccCTCAGTTTGGATTTGAGTATGTTTGCTTAAAATATTAGTGCTTTATCTCATAGTAACTATTCACAATCACTGCAGTCACAGAGCAGATGACATACTGGGTTTGAACTGCCTGTGGGAAGAATGAACGTGTAAGAAGCTGTTTTTAgaacatatttacatgtatttatacataATCTATACCCACAATGTGTAGGGgcaaattgtaatattttagtttaaaatgtttaaaaatgtactaaaaTGACTTATATATAAATTGTATAATTCCTAACATTGataattgtaataaaacattgttataataaaaatgtatttattaaactcaaagtcatttatatgtttatagaGATGTCCAGCACATATTAATGGAGCAGTCATACATCAGTCAGAAGGGATGTTCCAGTGATTGAGGATAGAACCAGAAGATGGGTGACATTCTGGCACCGAAGACATAACACTGGACTTTCATGTTCCtccatcacatacacacacgtgtaCGGGAAAACAACGAGCATGCCAAGAAAGGAGGTTTCTATTATctgacaacattttatttatattagctAGTTAGATctactcttttctcttctttccttttattctttttctctccctgtgtcACATGTACCTATTAGCTGTGCCCTGGTGGTCAGACTGGAGATGTTACCACTCAAATAAAAGATGGatgattactttttttgtttgtactagttaaaacagaaaacacacgttttacattgtgatatttaaatgtttcttccCGCAACCTACCTGATCTCTCTCTAGCCAGCTCCTGCctcatttatgtttttggaATTAAATGAGATATCATAGAGGTAACTCTTCATTTTATCtaaatgaatcagctgtttctcCTCCAATGAATGAATGTAGTAGAAAAGCTGCAGACATTACGCTGAGCTCTGGGAATGAGGCTCAACTGTTTAAACATGACCACACAAGTTTTAAACCAGAATgatcaaaacaccaaactgttttaatttgtcCACTGTATTGTGTGGGGGCAAAGCTGAATTAGGAAGCAGCACCGATACTCATTTACAGACACTGTGGATTACATCTTAATGCTGGCCTTTGTTCTCACTTCCAAACCAATGGATTACATGTGAAATTACTTTTCTCTGACTGTAGTTTTCATGAGCTTGCACTAAACACTATACTTCCTTGAGTCCTCAGCAACACTGTCATCAAGTGTGAAGTCAGTTGGATGAAGAGTTGAGAAAAATCAAATACTGGCTGCTGAAGTAGATAGGTATATCatacagagacagagcagagccTGGAagtaagtattttaaaatgtaaaatattatgaTGTTACCGTTTCTGTTTCGATACAGAAACAACATCTACTTGGCTGCTGTATGTTGCTGCTATGTGTCTGCACAGCCACCATATTTAAGAGGTCAAGAACCACTAGTAAACAAATGCAGCACTGGTATATATGCTGCTATTTGTGGCCGCTATTGTTACTACTGTTCCACTAAAAGATATCCTTAACATTTCTCATCGTTCCCAGCAATACACTCCCCAAGTGTAAAGTAGATCAGATGAACAGTTCCCAAGATACGTaaaggacatacatacagattCAGCCCGCATAAAAAACACAGCATCATCAGCAGGTGATTGCAGCAGCCACTCTCACCTTCCCAGGATGTCGTTGAAACGAGGTTCTAGCTCAATGTTGTATTTGTCGATGTAGTCGTAGAGGTCTTCTGTCCCCAAAACCTTGGCTATTCTCACCAACTGCAGGAGAACAAAGGAAGAACAGTTTGTTAGCTGTGTAGGAGAGACGCCACATCCCttacagaaaaacacagctgaTACAATATGGACGAGTCATAGCTTTCTGTTAATGAAGCTGATGTTACAGTCACAACAACGAAGAAAGAGCTGAGAGCTGATAGATGGACATTCTTCAGCAACTTAACAGTCACAGCTGCACTCTATCAGCTGTTAGAACAGTGGAGCACTAAGACAACGCTTTGTTTACCTGGTCATAATTATCATGTCCGTGGAAGAAGGGCTCCTTCCTGAAGATCATGCTGGCCAGCATACAGCCCAGGCTCCACATGTCCAGACTGTAGTCATACATCTGAAACATAGAGTCACAGTCTTAAAAAGGTAGCACACTTTAATGATGCACATTATTAAGAAATGGGTGACCGAGTTTTAACCTCCAACTGCAGCAGAAGACATTTAATACATGATAATGCCAGAGGTCAGTGGACAAGAAGCATCATAGAATAGAATTGTAATAATCTCATTAtgaaatcttaaaataaaaaaagcttagTCATGTGGAGAACAATGACtgtcacaaaataaaatagtaCTATGTTGTTCTCAGATGGTATCTAAGATTTAAGATGTACTGACATGAGTGACTGagacttatggcgcttttccactatacagttccagcacgactctacacgtttttttttgcgtttccactagggatagtacctggtacctggtacttttttagtacctgctctggtgaggttccaagcaagccgagccgatactaaatgtgacgtcaccaaactgccggccactgattggtcagaagacttgtcgctggaagagtcatgagccgtcccacacaagaatcaaacccggcattttaaaataccggcaacagcgttacagtcatacggctcaattttcttgctttgtgtgagacaaaaagcctcatacagcagcaagtacaccatcgcctcaatgacctccattgtttatgtgttttgtgtcacgtATAATACGGAGTCACAGTAGTTTCgcgagccgtgctatgacgaccccgcccacgttgagtaggtactcttttgtaatggaaaaaggtctgtcctggaaccgtgtCGAGTCGAGGCAaatcgtgctggaactgtgtagtggaaaagcgccatttgtgTATGACAGATAACGAAGGACAAAGGGGCTTCCAGAGAGACCCCTCCTTACACCCTAATAGCACTTGAAACATGCCAAATCCACAGTACCTGATAGTCCACCAGGAGCTCCGGTCCTTTAAAGTAGCGGGAGGCCACTCTGACGTTGTACTCCTGTCCTGGGTGGTAGAACTCTGCCAGACCCCAGTCAATAAGGCGTAACTACAGACATATCAAGTCGTTAGCAGACCATACATGCATCATTTCTAATTCTATAATGAAGTATATGTTTGTCATATTACTGTATGAATACATGTACAAACATACAAGAGGGAACAACGGCATAATAATCAAACTTCaactttcaaatgaaaaattTGTGAATTTCAACTAGCGACATTTCATAATTCTAACATCTGATttttgctgtgtctcaaatcacacacttctgttagtGCGCCACTTTCAACAGGTTAGTGTtttctcaaatcaaacacggccGTTGTGCAATTACCAGAAATGACAATTAGTTAGGAGCATTCATACATCAGTCAGAGGGGATATTCCAGTGATTGAGGATAGAACCAGAAGATGGTGACATTCTGGCACCGAAGACATAACACTGGACTTTCATATTCCTccattacatacacacacgtgtaCGGGAAAACAACGTGTATGCCAAGAAAGGAGGTTTCTATCATCTGACACTAGTGTGAACACACTTACGTACTCAAAATTTGAAGTGTAAGAACAGAAGCATGTGATCTGAGACACAACATGTGTTTATTACTGACCTTGCGGTGTTCATGGTCGATCATCACGTTATGAGGCTTTACGTCTCTATGCATGATGCCCATGCTGTGGCAGTAGTCTAGAGCctagaaaaggaagaaaaagagagggagagagagtgaccTTGACATCCAACCTTCAAACTTTAGCCCATAATAATCCAAAACAGCAGTAGATTACTATAAGATTCTCTATATCAGATCAGACagtgcacacaaacatgttgaCGACCATAACAGAGGCCTGGACCCAAACATCACCATAAAccaaggaaaaagaaaagaagaagaaatgagaggaaaacaaGGACAGTGGTgtttaaagcgatggttcggcgtaatttcgacctagtgtcatatgcaccatgaggtctatctaaacACCCCCtcagtcctttttttttcatttggtcgcaaactggtggagttagagccatcagctgaatggcttagtacaggcgctaacggaaccAACAGTGTATCTtgtaaattaccccactaataatgcctggattgttatcaaacttatACAGttgtacaaatagggtctttactcataaatcgatgcattggaaagtttgtactttcaggagtttattaaaataacacttagctgatggcttttactctgctgctactgctaaagctgtaaacattgtgGAAATCTTGCGCGATCACTGAAATGCCGTGTGGTCGCGCGAGATTCCGCACAGAGCACATCTATTGCCGGAAGagactagtagtagtagtattgaaGAAGGAGCGAGAAGCGAGAGTACAGCAGAAGACAACAACGACATGGCAGAGTTTGAGGTTACTATCGAACGTGTATTCAGGCTCAAATAGGTACAGGCGACCTTCGAAATTGAGGCACTCATCTTCACGTTGGATGTGCTCTGTGCGGAATCTCGCGCGACCACACGGCATTTCAGTGATCGCGCgagatttcgacgatgtttaaagctttagcagtagcagcagagtaaaagccatcagctaagtgttattttaataaactcctggtgtacttacaaagtttccaatgcatcgatttatgagtaaagaccctaatttgtactactgtagaagtttgataacaacccaggcattattagtggggtaatttacaTGACACAGGTCttgttagcgcctgtactaagccattcagctgatggctctaactccaccaatttgcgaccaaatgaaaaaaaaagggctgagggggtgtttagatagacgtaatggtgcatatgacgctaagTCGAAATTatgccgaaccatcgctttaaggaCTAAATGCTTCAGCACCTTCAGGACGAGTAGAGGTTATAGATAATGAGCTGAGGGGCACGTGTGAGGCTGATTACTCACCTTGAGGATCTCGTACATGTAGAATCGGATGTCATAGTCTGTCAGGGTCTGGTACAGTTGCtggagaacaaaacaaaatcattcaTATGTTTATGGCACACATTCATGGAGCAGTCATACATCAGTCAGAGGGGATGTTCCAGTGATTGAGGATAGAACCAGAAGATGGTGACATTCTGGCACCGAAGACATAACACTGGACTTTCATATTCCtccatcacatacacacacgtgtaCGGGAAAACAACGAGCATGCCAAGAAAGGAGGTTTCTATCATCTGACACAAGaattactattttatttattgagtaAAGATAAAGTGAAGTTCTTACCTTGAAGTCTGTGTTGTTGACGTGTTCAAAGACCAAAGCAGGTGTCCGagactgaaaaagacaaaagttttgtatttattttgctgcAGTGTCAACTTACAATACTGAGATCAAGTGAAACTGCAACACTGGCATTAACTATGTCACTAATGCAATGTCCATACTAACTAACCAGGCAGCCACACTGTGAGTAACACTAAGACTTAGTCCCTACATCTCCTGGATCTGAGGACAGTCCACAGCTGTCAGCAGCCACTCAAATACCAAATATTCCACTTTCTCTACTCTTCTGCCTGCTCTACCACTGATGAGGTAACATTCAGAGCTTCTATACTTGCTACAGGGCTACAACTATTTTTTTCAGAGGGGATGTTCCAGTGATTGAGGATAGAACCAGAAGATGGTGACATTCTGGCACCGAAGACATAACACTGGACTTTCATATTCCtccatcacatacacacacgtgtaCGGGAAAACAACGTGTATGCCAAGAAAGGAGGTTTCTATCATCTGACACTAGTGTGAACACACTTATGTACTAAAAATTTgaaattatcaattaatctgctgttaatggtttggtttataaaatgtcagaaaacagtgacaAACTACAATCACAGTTTCCTAAAGCTCATGGTGATGGGATTCAAATtggtttgaatattttttgataCTGAACAATTTATAGTCATAGCAAATCTTTAAAAGCACAGACTGAAACTGAGGAATGTCTGGCACTTTCCTTTTCAGtaaaaaataagctttattttattttatattgactaattgattaacccttacatactgttcagggccaaatttgatacatttttacttctgagaactgtaaaaatacaaacagtcaCATTCTGGATtcagatgctgttttttttattttatagattatCCAATTCATTTCTCAATAATAGTAAGCAATTCATTCATATTAAcctgactgactgattgttTTATCACTAGTTTGTTGCTGATAAGGGGTGCTGACTAACACTACAGGGCTCTCCCTGGTATTTCTGATTATGATTACAGATGCACCAAACCATTATTACCAGCCTCCTGATGATGCATGATGGGTATATCAGCCTGACAAATGCTagttgtatttcattttgttttaaggtTATGTTTAAAACACTAGTCTCTTTACAGCAAAGAAACCAACAAGACTTTCCTTCAGTTTCTAGGTCTGTTTTATCCATCCATCTCATGAAACAGATCATTAAATGTCATAATCCTCATCAGCTCCAAGAAACGTGTGTCATCATTACATGAAGTGAAGCCACTATCTATATCTTGTTAGCTCTTTCACTACATCTAGaatgactgaaaatgtattttagtctGATAGCTTCAGAGGACAGTGATGCTGCTAATGAGTTTGGAGTCAGTGTGGACACATCAGGATCAAgaaaaactccacacagaatgtgtgaatggatctctgcattgtttttgttgtccaGTGACTGATGGCACTGCTATGTCATTACAATGACACAGCACTGTTCTTTAGAGAGAGCCCCAACACAAAATACGAACACAAGACTGTAAAGCTTTCTAGCTGCTTCTACTTCACTTAAAGCCACAGCTGGATGAGTACTTACAGACACAAATTTTCCAAGCCCAAGAGAAAGCGTTAAGCTTATACAGGCGGTGGGCTCACCCAGCTAATGATGCAGTGATGACATTTCAGAATGTTTTTATGAAATGTAAATCATGTCAgcataaaaactaattaaacagtGTCTGTTGTACTCATGATCAAAGTCTCACACATCTTACAAATCAATACTCTATACTTACTACAGGGTCTTTAACAATATCAATGAGGGAGATGATGTTCGGACCTCCACGTAGATTCTCCAAAATCTTGATCTCACgcttgattttctttttcttgacgGGCTGATGGTAAAAGAGATGAGATGAGTTAGTCAGATGGAAGTGAAGATGGACCGACATAAGGTAGGTCTGTGTCACTGTAAAGATTTACCTTCAGTATCTTCACCACCACCTTCTCATTGTTGGTGATGTTGATGGCCTCGAAGACTTCACTGTACTTGCCTCGGCCCAACTTCCGCACCAGCTGGAAGTCATCCTGGTTTCTGTGGAGGCAA
It encodes:
- the csnk2a4 gene encoding casein kinase II subunit alpha, giving the protein MSGPVPSRARVYTEVNTHRPREYWDYESHVVEWGNQDDFQLVRKLGRGKYSEVFEAINITNNEKVVVKILKPVKKKKIKREIKILENLRGGPNIISLIDIVKDPVSRTPALVFEHVNNTDFKQLYQTLTDYDIRFYMYEILKALDYCHSMGIMHRDVKPHNVMIDHEHRKLRLIDWGLAEFYHPGQEYNVRVASRYFKGPELLVDYQMYDYSLDMWSLGCMLASMIFRKEPFFHGHDNYDQLVRIAKVLGTEDLYDYIDKYNIELEPRFNDILGRHSRKRWERFVHSENQHLVSPEALDFLDKLLRYDHQARLTAREAMDHPYFFPIVKDQSRVVGSANLPSGNTAVSTASMITGISALPASTALGPLTGSPVLSAATNVLSTPVPAAAGAPQ